The genome window TGATCTTAAAACAAAACCGCTTGGAGCTTTAGGTTTATTAGAAAAAATCGCACTTAAAATTAGTTTGGTTCAACAAAAAAAACAGTTAGAATTAATACAACCTCATCTAATTGTTTTCGCAAGCGATCACGGAATTGCACAATCTGGTGTTAGTGCGTATCCTGCGGAAGTTACGCCTCAAATGGTTTTTAATTTTCTAAATAATGGAGCGGCGATTAATGTTTTTTGCAATCAAAATAAGATTGATTTAACCATTGTTGACGCTGGTGTGAATTATGATTTCGAAGATTATTCGGTTTTGAAAAATTGTAAAGTGACCAAATCAACCAAAAATTTCTTGTACGAACCTGCCATGACCTTAGATCAATTGGAACAATGTTTTGATTACTCGAAGACAATTGTGGACGAAATCGCTCAAAACGGAACAAATATTATTGGTTTTGGCGAAATGGGAATTGGGAACACTTCTTCTGCATCGATGCTTGTACATTATTTAACCGATTTACCTCTCGCACAATGTGTAGGACGCGGAACAGGTTTGAATGATGAGCAATTACAGAATAAAATCAATATTCTAAATGAAGCGAAGAATACACATGAGAAAATTAATGATCCAAAACAAATTTTAGCCACTTTTGGAGGTTTTGAAGTTGCTCAAATGACAGCTGCAATGTTATCTGCTTACGAACATAATATGTTGTTGATGATTGATGGCTATATTGCTTCGGCTGCGTTTTTGGTTGCGTCTAAATTGAAACCAGAAATTCTAAATAATGCTATTTTTTGTCATCAAAGTGATGAATCTGGGCATCAATATTTGTTGAATTATTTCAACGAAGAACCAATTCTGAAAATCAATTTACGTGTTGGCGAAGGAACAGGTTGCGCATTGGCTTATCCAATTATCAAAAGTGCAGTGAATTTCTACAATGATATGGCGAGTTTCGAATCAGCAGGCGTGAGTAACAAAGAAACTCAAGTAGAATGCTAAAAAAAGAAATCACTTATTTTTTAACAGCGTTGATGTTTTTTACACGAATTCCAATTCCGTTCAAAATTCCATACAGCAACGAAATTATGAATCAATCACAGAAATATTATGCGGCAATTGGTTTATTGGTTGGTATTTTTAATGCATTAATTTATACGATTTGTCAGTTTATTTTACCAGTTGATATCGCCATTATTATCACAATGATTGCAAGCGTTTTACTGACTGGCGCCTTTCATGAAGACGGTTTTACAGATGTTTGTGATAGTTTCGGAGGTGGTTATGGTAAAGAAAAAATCTTGATGATTATGAAAGATAGCCGAATTGGAGCTTATGGTGTAATAGGCGTTATCTTATTATTATTATTAAAATTCACATCACTTCAACACATTGCCGAAAATAACTTTTGGTTGATGATT of Empedobacter falsenii contains these proteins:
- the cobT gene encoding nicotinate-nucleotide--dimethylbenzimidazole phosphoribosyltransferase; protein product: MQKEEIQHIIDLKTKPLGALGLLEKIALKISLVQQKKQLELIQPHLIVFASDHGIAQSGVSAYPAEVTPQMVFNFLNNGAAINVFCNQNKIDLTIVDAGVNYDFEDYSVLKNCKVTKSTKNFLYEPAMTLDQLEQCFDYSKTIVDEIAQNGTNIIGFGEMGIGNTSSASMLVHYLTDLPLAQCVGRGTGLNDEQLQNKINILNEAKNTHEKINDPKQILATFGGFEVAQMTAAMLSAYEHNMLLMIDGYIASAAFLVASKLKPEILNNAIFCHQSDESGHQYLLNYFNEEPILKINLRVGEGTGCALAYPIIKSAVNFYNDMASFESAGVSNKETQVEC
- a CDS encoding adenosylcobinamide-GDP ribazoletransferase is translated as MLKKEITYFLTALMFFTRIPIPFKIPYSNEIMNQSQKYYAAIGLLVGIFNALIYTICQFILPVDIAIIITMIASVLLTGAFHEDGFTDVCDSFGGGYGKEKILMIMKDSRIGAYGVIGVILLLLLKFTSLQHIAENNFWLMIFSLIAAHSVSRFFSGMMIYTHEYVTDIDKSKSKPMANKALPIKNLVISFLFCLVPFIVFGEWKFLLILPLCYTGKVYLGWYFKKYIGGYTGDCLGTVQQVTEVLFYLGILILCKFL